Proteins encoded by one window of Chondromyces crocatus:
- a CDS encoding peptidase MA family metallohydrolase, producing the protein MIGRRVPPAGFAAAVAVTVGLLLAAPCPAANRRIYDAPAARIPLTQGKGPALQPAPATYLPAERGWIKFVYHPSTRDRVLPLLTRVDAFHEELNILLGREAFPETVEVRIAPPAELDQIAHGLDLGGASTAVFGDLRLVVLSAAPRGSLDTPELESMLRHALAHLALDQATKGATLPRWLHEGFAVHAAGDHKGLRAQTLCLAALRGQLSPLSSLDDLLPADAPEPSVAYAQSADFVRFLLDTSRREHFVGFVEHAHDGEPFAEAVGRSYEGSLAELELSWREDVARRYAFFPVLVGALSLLTLLCASAFGLRRWRERRPVSAPPPRKRVHIEREEPEPRSSRSSLPSVTPALASSARRRAEFDADEGVPKVEHGGRWHTLH; encoded by the coding sequence ATGATCGGCCGGCGCGTCCCTCCCGCTGGCTTCGCCGCGGCGGTCGCCGTCACCGTCGGCCTTCTCCTGGCGGCGCCTTGCCCTGCAGCCAACCGCAGAATCTACGACGCTCCGGCGGCCCGGATCCCCCTCACCCAGGGCAAGGGCCCCGCCCTCCAGCCTGCCCCCGCCACGTACCTCCCGGCAGAGCGCGGCTGGATCAAGTTCGTCTACCACCCTTCGACACGCGATCGCGTCCTGCCTCTCCTCACGCGCGTCGATGCGTTCCACGAGGAGCTCAACATACTCCTCGGCCGCGAGGCCTTCCCCGAGACCGTCGAGGTCCGCATCGCACCACCGGCGGAGCTCGATCAGATCGCGCATGGTCTCGATCTCGGCGGAGCGTCGACCGCCGTGTTCGGCGATCTCAGGCTCGTCGTGCTGAGCGCCGCACCGCGCGGCTCCCTCGACACCCCCGAGCTGGAGAGCATGCTCCGTCACGCGCTCGCTCACCTCGCCCTCGATCAGGCGACGAAGGGCGCCACGCTCCCTCGGTGGCTGCACGAGGGCTTCGCCGTCCATGCGGCCGGCGATCACAAGGGCCTCCGCGCGCAGACGCTCTGCCTCGCCGCGCTCCGCGGCCAGCTCTCCCCGCTCTCCAGCCTGGACGACCTCTTGCCTGCCGACGCGCCGGAGCCCAGCGTCGCTTACGCCCAGTCCGCGGATTTCGTGCGCTTCCTCCTCGATACGTCACGTCGCGAGCACTTCGTCGGGTTCGTGGAGCACGCGCACGACGGCGAGCCGTTCGCCGAAGCCGTCGGACGCTCTTACGAAGGCTCCCTGGCAGAGCTGGAGCTCTCGTGGCGCGAAGACGTCGCGCGCCGCTATGCGTTCTTCCCCGTCCTCGTCGGAGCGCTGTCGCTGCTGACGCTGCTCTGCGCCAGCGCCTTCGGCCTGCGCCGCTGGCGCGAACGCCGCCCCGTGTCCGCCCCTCCCCCCCGCAAGCGAGTCCACATCGAACGCGAGGAGCCCGAACCACGCTCCTCCCGCAGCTCCCTTCCGTCCGTCACGCCCGCGCTGGCGAGCAGCGCGCGACGCCGCGCTGAGTTCGACGCCGACGAGGGTGTGCCCAAGGTGGAACACGGCGGACGCTGGCACACGTTGCACTGA